The Papaver somniferum cultivar HN1 chromosome 6, ASM357369v1, whole genome shotgun sequence genome segment GCCTCATCCATATCTCCAGAGTTCCTATTTTCTATGGGTTCCATGGTTtgtattcttcttttcttgtataCTAGGGTGAGTTTAAGATAATAGTTCTTCTTTGtactttaattatttttaattccTTTGTCTTCTGGTCCTTGCAGGTGGCGCGAGCTTTTCATGCGGTTTCCTCTGACTCGCAAAGAAATAATCACTCCTTGGAGGTTGAGTGTGCGAATCTTAAGGGGGAACTTTTGAATAAGACACAGGAGGAAGATACTCTTCGTCAGAGGAACAATCAGTTAGTAGGTGTGTTTCTTTTCACTCCCTCATACTTTGTGAATTTTTGTTGTGTCTTCATATTTTTTCTATTACTTAAACCTGCAGATCTTTATAACTAACCGAAGAGTCGGCTAGACTTCCTGATGATAATGATGCCCTTTTAGAGCTTCTTAACGCCTCTATGGACAATTTTCCCATGCGTGGTCTAGAGAATCTTAGCTGGAAATTGAGGCTAAAATACGAAGCCCTTATTTGTGATCATAGACCATTATTAATTTCTAATAAGACCTTACAACGTCGTGCCCGTGAGGATAAAGAGAGAATTAGAATTTTAGAAGCCAAAAAGAATACTCTTATAACTGAGAAAGATCAGGTAACCGCTAATGGTGCGAAGGCTTTGAAGCAATTTCATGAGGCTCAACTCAAGATTCAGATAGAAAGGGATTGTGCCATAAGTGAGAGGGATGATCTTATCGCTCGTGAAAATATACTTCTCTCTCGTCTTCtaatagagaatgatgtgagtttgAATGGGCTGCTAGAGTccttgataattctaggcttggATTTTTAGATTCTGACCATGCATCCTTGTTTAAAACCATCATTTCCGAAAAATAAGGTTTCTCATTGTCTTTGTTAATCATTTTGCCCTGCTTTATCTCTTGAGTATGTGCGTGCGATTTTGACCCTTGTTCTTATCTCCTCGCAGCTACTGAGAATGAATTTCTTGAAAAAGAGCAGAATTATCAGAGAGATATTGAAATCTTACAGGCGAAGTCTTTTGCTGAGATTGAAAGGTTGGAAGCGAAATTCGTAGATCGTGACACCACGTTCTGTCGATTCAACAAAAATCTCAAAGCCACCGTTTCCAATTTAACCAAGGATGTTATTCGCATACGTGACGGAACTATTAAAGAGGAAGTAGGCGAGCTTTGCTCTGAACATCACATTCTAAaaacgcgggggtctaacaacaccacccaatatttcgcttagcaatctgtatgaacaaactcgaatatacttttaagagaatcaacaagactcaatcaattaaaagtatatcaacgagtttatatctctcttcttgatttgatttactcgagctaatagaaatcagcgagtctttaattaaACACaaggaaataacttggatggtaccaaagaccaatgacaatcaacaacctaaggttggattactctaattgatgatataacgcacaacatgtattatttcaattataaagataagacaagataatgcggaaattgaaataacatagacaccagaaattttgttaacgaggaaaccgaaaatgcagaaaaaccccgggacctagtcaagattgaacacacgctgtatttagccgctaatgacactagcctactccaagttaacttcggactagactttagttgaactccaatcagtcttccactgatccaaggtacaattgtactcccgacgcctctgatcccagtaggatactgcgtacttgattcccttagctgatctcacccataactaagagtttctacgacccaaaatcgcaggctttgaaaataaacaatctgtcttccacagacaagtctatcaaaggataaatctgtctcccacagataaaccctaaaggttttgttccgtcttttgataataatcaaggtgaacaggaaccaattgataatccggtcttatattaccgaagaacaacctagagttatcaatcacctcacaacaatcttaattgtatggtagcgaaacaagatgttgcggaatcacaaacaatgagacgaagatgtttgtgattacgttttatatctttcctatcggagatatcaatctcaagccaatcaatctgattgtactcgtacgatagaagatgcaagatcatatcacacaactacgataaaagtagtatcggtatggcttcacaatcccaatgaagtctttaagtcgttaacctggttttagaagaagaaaactaaaggttaaaggagaatcgactctagaacgcaaactagtatcacacgtaaggtgtggggattagttttgcacaatactagatgtctcctttatatagtctttcaatgcaggattctaggtttgttaaccgtacccaaactatgcacttgttggttcaacaatagttaaccaaaaggttagccataccaTCATTTCATATCaaacacgttcttcttcaccataactagttcaaatgacttcaaatgaattagttagagagttgttcaattgcaaggaaatctcatgtactacacaagacacaattgaagcaaagatgattttattcacttgaatcggttcatgaacttttatagccacggtttgcaaactgcattccttagtgtttttaagtttaagttcataaatcatcttcagatatataaccttctcaagttcgcagactaggttcgcggacttaagttaccgggtagagtttacaaactccaatagaaattctcgggtttgagaacttcgcctgttcacggactgggttcgtggactgagttcgcggacttagattcacgaaagtagtttgtcaactccagcagaaattctcgggtttgagaacttcggcagttcacggactgagttcacggactgagttcacggacttggcacttgccattcttccggttctattgatcaacaaagtttgcaaactttggttcaaggaataagacttatacataaatttgtttccacaacaattcttatatccaccattggttatgtaatcttaactctcatttcaatcattgaaacatttttagaggacgttatatagttgttacaccatttcccgtcaaagcaattttcaaagtgattgaaacatatcatgactttcttcactaggtaaagataaacttgatcgaagcgtaaatcttaccaacacatatttcgagatatatataggcgaggtatactcggctcgaaataccaaatgtgtgtaatccaagtctatatatatatagcatacgacttcttgtctgaaagagtaggagatagagtagatatacttttgagtgacagataagttccagtcttcacatacctttttgtcgagaagtttcaccggttccttgagtagttcttgtacttgtatgataaatcgccatgaagtccttgagcttaactacattttctatccttgtccgagacttagctataatagactagaaatcaagacttatagtttttatcactaacattgacaaacatacttgagatagcaacgcatgcgagttcgaccgagcaatgctctaacaatctccccctttgtcaattttagtgacaaaactatcaatacatatggaatacaaaaaagataaagaaactttagtagcttctattccacatgtctaatcttcaacattcctcgaaattttcgtcacttccaagcactccaatgatcccaaaggttgtaagtttagcatcaccgctgttgaagatccgtatctataacaatgagaaagcatcggtctcgatcatttttatacagtgtcatattattattacacaatgtcaaagtccaattgcatcacaacttcaacaataatactatgatgatatgtatcactcccccttagtcaatactccatctcacatggaaaccactccgccttacacaatgatccgaaaaccatatgtatttgtagtgtgaactacatattaat includes the following:
- the LOC113290391 gene encoding uncharacterized protein LOC113290391, with amino-acid sequence MISSICDASILSHESLRGSASSISPEFLFSMGSMVARAFHAVSSDSQRNNHSLEVECANLKGELLNKTQEEDTLRQRNNQLVATENEFLEKEQNYQRDIEILQAKSFAEIERLEAKFVDRDTTFCRFNKNLKATVSNLTKDVIRIRDGTIKEEVGELCSEHHILKTRGHCLWERGLRAQHFLDAFSGPAAATIADLSSITSAINLWLGGACSHALGMFVGNAPPTPLLKPGCDVKPIAVGTIWRRLVSKLVAVLDSDALPFLDGSSFATLN